The Mycolicibacterium fluoranthenivorans DNA window CGCTGGACTCGGTCAACGACACCATCCAGACGTTCGTGCGGCCCACGTCCGGCGGCATCGTCTTCGGCTCCGGCACTGCGGCGCAGACCGCTGCAGTGACCGACCCCGGCGCGCTCGCCGGTTCGGGTCAATGGGTGGCAGTGGTCATCGGTGTGGTCACCGCGCTGATCGTGTCGCTGACGAAATCCGCCGTGCGGCCGGTCGCCAACATCGGCTCGGCCGGGATGGCCGCCCCCGTGCTCAGTACCGCCGAGGATGTCGTCAGCGTCGGGCTGGTGTTCAGCGCCATCCTGGTGCCGGCGTTGGTTCTGGTGGCATTGGTCGCGGTGGCCGTGGCGATCATCCAGGTGTGGCGGTGGCGGCGCCGGCGCAAGAACGCCGCCGACATCCGCTGATTCGCGCTCCCGTGGTCAGCGGGATTCGGCGATGCGATAACCGTTGCTCCCGCACGCCTTTGCCTCGTACATGGCTCGGTCCGCGGCACGCAGGATGTCCTCACCCCCGGCGATCGAACCCACGGCAGCGGCGATCCCGATGCTCAGGCCCACACTGCCGGACCAGTCCGCGATCGTCATCGGGGCGGAAGCCACGTCGATGACCTCTTGCGCCAGCACGACAGCCGAATCGAGCAACGGCGGATCTGCGACGTGGATGATGACGAACTCGTCGCCACCCCGTCGCGCCACGGTGTCCGCGGGACCCACGCACGCCACCAGCCGGCCGCCGATCGCCGCCAGCACCCGGTCACCCACCTCGTGACCGAATGCGTCATTGATCTGTTTGAATCCGTCGAGATCGACGCAGAGCACGGCGAAGCCGTTACCGTCCCCCGCACGTTCGATGTGTGCGGTCAACCGCTCGTACAGCAGTGCACGATTCGGCAGTCCGGTCAGGCCGTCGTGGTAGGCGTGGTGAACCAGCTCGGTTTCGAGCTCCTTGCGACGTGAGGTGTCCCGTACCGACACCACATAGCCGTCGCGCAGACCGGTGGCCGGATCGTGGGTGACCCTGACGAACGCTTCCAGCCACACCCAGGAGCCATTCGTGTGACGCATCCGATGTTCGGTGACGAAGCTGTCGATGCGGCCGTCGCGCATGGCCAGCATCTGCCGTCCGAACCCCTCGACGTCGTCGGGATGGGTGATCTCGCTGGCGCGCTTGCCCACCAGCTCGTGCGCGTCGTAGCCGAGCAGCGTTCGGATCGAAGGTGACACGTACCTGCGGATCCCGTCGAGGCTGCCCCGGATGAGCGTGTCGGCCGAGTGATCCGCCACCAGTCGATACAACGCGGTGTCGCTCTCCTGCTGCAGGTGCAGCGATGCCAACAGACCGAAGTCTTCGAGTTGCGCACGGAGCCCGGCGGTGAGGGCACGCGGGTGGGGATCGGTGACCCACAGTGCCCCGACCAGCTCAGCACCGCGGTGTACCGGGACCGCCGCGACGAACCGGGCGTCCGGGAAGACACTCATCGCCGGATGGTCGAGGACGCGCGCGTCCTCGATGAGCAGCGGGGTACCCGAGGGCGGCCAGAGAGCGCGGGGAATCGCGGTGTCATCGCCACAGATCAACGCATCCCGGCACTCCAGGGCAGCCCGCACGCTACGGCATATCGCGTCGAAGAACGGCGACTCCAAAGCCGTCAGATCCAGACACCCTTGCCCACGGCGACGACTCCCCCGGAGCTGATCGAGAAACGCTCGCGGTCCTTGTCCAGGTCCACCCCGACCATCTCGCCCGGCCCGACGACGACGTTCTTGTCCAGGATCGCGCGACGGACCACGGCGCCGCGTCCGATCCGCACCCCGGGCATCAGCACGCTGCCCTCGACGATGGCGCCGTCGTCGATGGCGACGTTGGACGACAGCACCGAATTACGCACCGAGGCCGCCGAAATGATGCTGCCCGCGCCGACGACGGATTCCTGGGCCGACCCGCCGTTGACGAACTTCGCCGGGGCCAGGTTCTCCGAGCCCCCGCGGATCGGCCAGCGCTTGTTGTACAGATTGAAGATGGGGTGCACCGACACCAGGTCCATATGGGCGTCGTAGAACGCATCCAGGGTGCCGACGTCACGCCAATAGCCGTGGTCCCGCTCGGTGGCTCCGGGCACCTCGTTGTCATTGAAGTCGTAGACCGCGGCCATCCCGTCGGACACCAGGCGCGGGATGATGTCGCCGCCCATGTCGTGATCGGAGTGGTCGTCCTCGGCATCGGCGCGGATGGCGTCGATCAGCACCTTGGTGGTGAAGATGTAGTTGCCCATCGACACGAAGGTCTGCTCCGGGTCGTCCGGCG harbors:
- a CDS encoding DUF4126 domain-containing protein; translation: MELLTGFGLATAAGLNAYIPLLALGLLSRFTDLVGLPAGWSWLENGWVLAIVTVLLVIEVVADKVPALDSVNDTIQTFVRPTSGGIVFGSGTAAQTAAVTDPGALAGSGQWVAVVIGVVTALIVSLTKSAVRPVANIGSAGMAAPVLSTAEDVVSVGLVFSAILVPALVLVALVAVAVAIIQVWRWRRRRKNAADIR
- a CDS encoding diguanylate cyclase domain-containing protein gives rise to the protein MRAALECRDALICGDDTAIPRALWPPSGTPLLIEDARVLDHPAMSVFPDARFVAAVPVHRGAELVGALWVTDPHPRALTAGLRAQLEDFGLLASLHLQQESDTALYRLVADHSADTLIRGSLDGIRRYVSPSIRTLLGYDAHELVGKRASEITHPDDVEGFGRQMLAMRDGRIDSFVTEHRMRHTNGSWVWLEAFVRVTHDPATGLRDGYVVSVRDTSRRKELETELVHHAYHDGLTGLPNRALLYERLTAHIERAGDGNGFAVLCVDLDGFKQINDAFGHEVGDRVLAAIGGRLVACVGPADTVARRGGDEFVIIHVADPPLLDSAVVLAQEVIDVASAPMTIADWSGSVGLSIGIAAAVGSIAGGEDILRAADRAMYEAKACGSNGYRIAESR
- the glgC gene encoding glucose-1-phosphate adenylyltransferase, with product MREAPHVLGIVLAGGEGKRLYPLTADRAKPAVPFGGSYRLIDFVLSNLVNARFLRICVLTQYKSHSLDRHISQNWRLSGLAGEYITPVPAQQRLGPRWYTGSGDAILQSLNLIYDEDPDYVVVFGADHIYRMDPEQMLRFHIESGAGATVAGIRVPRAEASAFGCIDADESGRIREFVEKPADPPGTPDDPEQTFVSMGNYIFTTKVLIDAIRADAEDDHSDHDMGGDIIPRLVSDGMAAVYDFNDNEVPGATERDHGYWRDVGTLDAFYDAHMDLVSVHPIFNLYNKRWPIRGGSENLAPAKFVNGGSAQESVVGAGSIISAASVRNSVLSSNVAIDDGAIVEGSVLMPGVRIGRGAVVRRAILDKNVVVGPGEMVGVDLDKDRERFSISSGGVVAVGKGVWI